A portion of the bacterium genome contains these proteins:
- a CDS encoding NUDIX hydrolase translates to MPVEPPRQKHSQPIAVHGPSGREFACSPAGVAAFIVDDLDRVLILSSPPKRGRTGTWEVVSGGVEAGETLLEAAMREVREEAGTDLRVRPLGVIHGYSFPFDETVEWMISIAFLFACDGGTVRPGDDVADSQARWISPEEIERGEVEIIIPGNQNWLFRHAVESRRLLEPRGPVRLQPERDSKY, encoded by the coding sequence GTGCCAGTAGAACCTCCCAGACAGAAGCACTCGCAACCCATCGCGGTCCACGGACCCAGTGGTCGAGAATTCGCGTGCAGCCCGGCCGGTGTGGCGGCATTCATCGTCGACGACCTCGATCGGGTCCTCATCCTGTCGAGCCCACCCAAGCGAGGAAGAACGGGTACCTGGGAGGTCGTAAGTGGTGGAGTCGAGGCGGGAGAAACGCTGCTCGAAGCCGCGATGCGGGAAGTGCGCGAGGAAGCCGGAACGGACCTGCGCGTGCGCCCGCTCGGCGTGATACACGGCTACTCCTTTCCGTTCGACGAGACGGTTGAATGGATGATCAGCATCGCATTCCTGTTCGCCTGCGACGGCGGCACGGTTCGCCCGGGCGATGACGTCGCCGACTCACAGGCTCGATGGATCTCACCCGAAGAGATCGAGCGGGGCGAGGTCGAGATCATCATCCCGGGAAACCAGAACTGGTTGTTCCGTCACGCCGTCGAGAGTCGAAGACTTCTCGAGCCGCGCGGCCC